In one window of Janthinobacterium sp. 1_2014MBL_MicDiv DNA:
- a CDS encoding inclusion body family protein, translating to MSDVQLNASNITINILVVIDTDLIMAQHPRQTSPDQTKPVGLVHTSQYMIATDPRGINKGQGTADLSFRANVGDFVSFTGASIYDNADSAVIVYGINYWNGDKVFNNFVSNTITRRNAAVPNTDSSNGLPAIQQSRNFSNFTAQVSRSGTENFYVYIALYSLNDDGQTQSLYGYFYWDPQITVS from the coding sequence ATGTCCGACGTGCAATTGAATGCCAGTAATATTACAATCAACATTCTCGTTGTAATAGACACCGATCTGATCATGGCCCAGCATCCGCGTCAGACGAGTCCCGACCAGACCAAGCCTGTGGGCCTGGTGCATACCAGCCAGTACATGATTGCCACCGATCCGCGCGGCATCAATAAAGGGCAAGGCACCGCCGACCTGAGTTTCAGGGCCAATGTGGGCGACTTCGTCTCGTTCACCGGCGCCTCCATCTATGACAACGCCGATTCGGCCGTCATTGTCTATGGCATCAATTACTGGAATGGCGACAAGGTCTTCAATAACTTTGTCTCCAACACCATCACCCGGAGAAATGCGGCCGTGCCGAATACGGATTCGTCGAATGGTTTGCCGGCCATTCAGCAATCGCGCAATTTTTCCAATTTCACGGCCCAGGTATCCAGATCCGGCACGGAAAATTTCTACGTTTATATTGCCTTATATAGCCTGAATGACGATGGCCAGACGCAAAGCCTGTACGGTTATTTTTATTGGGATCCACAGATTACTGTCAGCTAG